The genomic interval AgattaatattttaattattaaCTTTTTCTCATTAAGCTTTGAAGATTAAGTCATTTGCAGGAAACTAATTCCAACTTAACTTAGTTTGGCATTGTGTGGTACTGCTCAGTATTTAATCAGCCATTCAAGGTCAGATACAGAATACCCTTTGAATGGGGAGATGTTAAGTATGTTACTGCCGCAGAGTAAACATATTACATCAAATCTATGCTAAATGTGACCTGGCACAAATTGTTGACCTGTTGGGAAATTTTAATGGATTTGGAAACAAATTCTAAGTTACCAAAAATATTTTCTCCACTTTTGCTAAATCTTATCAGAAGACTGTTGTTATCCCTGACCAGGGCACTAGAACTTGCAAAGTTGGGCTCAACCGATAGCCAGTCGTTGCTTTAGCCTGGTTTTGGAACATTGAGAGCATTTATATATGTAGTTTGTGAATAGTTGTTTTGACTAGCTAAGTGGTTGACAGCAGGATTTCCTTGAGTCTCCACAGAAAGCAATgcatgtttttttagtttagtttattgtcacgtgtacagtgaaaagcttttgctcatGAAAAACTACTTCCAATTACAGGAGCCAAGCAACAAACGGGTCCGACCATTATCCCGAGTGACATCTCTGGCAAATTTAATATCTCCCTCAAAAAATGGAGCAGTCAGGCGCTTTGGACAAACGTTGCAGGTAATATTTATTTTTCAGGCTACTACTTCTGCGTAACCAGTCCTTGAATCTCAGAATTTTTTGTGCAGGATAGTAAAATGCCTCATTAGAGTCAATAGCCCAATAAATTCCTCAATCTACTGCAGATGTTGCCTGGTGGGTTGTCCAGACTGCTTTCACATGAGTCTTTTGAGGAATTATCTGTAACTTGCTAAACAGTTTTAAATAATTCACAGGCAAACTTGACTCTTCTGTTCTTTAGCTTTATAATTGCCAAGAATCCTCTTGATTTAATCACCCTCTGTCGGGGGAACTAAATCAAGAGAGTGCTTagctatgtgcaggaaagaactgcagatgctggtttaaatggcaggagaatggggctgagagggaaaaatagatcagccctgattgagtggacttgatgggccgaaatgcctaattctgctcctataacttttgaGTTATTCATAGCTAAggactcaggtagacacaaaatgctggaacaattcagcgggacaggcgctggagagaaggaatgggtgacgtttcgggtcgagacccttcagaaggtctcgacccgctgagttactccagcattttgtgtctacctgagtccTTAGCTATGAATAactcaagttataggagcagaattaggcatttcggcccatcaagtccactcaaagagggctgatcaatctttccctctcaaccccattctcctgccatctgctCCGTGTCAAGAAAAATACTGCAAGTTTTTAACGAGCATCACTTGGCCTCTCTTTGCTTCTCATTTGAAATGAGTGAATGGATACGGAGCTTTTGAGGAATGTCTCCACAGTGCGAATTTGTCAATTCAGAAATTAATGCGTTGTTCAGTTTGAATCACTTTATTTGATGTGCATGAGAGTGCTAGAGTACAAGACTAAAATTTGCTTCACTAGCTTTTAGTTCGTTTGGTATAAAACAAACAATTTGTGCCTTTTGTACATATCTGTGCGTCACATGCATGGTGGTAGTTTCTGCCGAAACTCTGAATCACGTCATTGAAGCTCAAATCTCGTGAATGTTTCATTTGTTACCGCGAACAGAATTGAAATCTTTAACTTGCTGCAACTTCTAGTTAATCTCAACTTTGTACGATAAAAGGTTAACTATATTTGTTGCCCTATAATCAGGACATGTAGTTATGCAataatgcaatagtggcattcctATGAAACATTTTGGCGTAGACAGTTATGTAATAAAGTCAATTGTCGTTAGGGAAAAGGGGATTAGGGGCTAGAATGTTTCAGACTCACAATAACAAAATTATTTCTCTCAtgagattttcaaaaataaaggttaTTTTAAATAGCAAAGAGTTTGTTTTGCATACGGCAAACCAAAATGACTAGAACCTGAAAGTTATATCGTTCAATAGAATATCATTAAACATGTCAATGGAGGCGATCCACATCAATTTCAATGGCCACCTGTGATGAAGCTGTTCTTATGGGACACTAGTGTCTGATTACAATGAGGTTGTTACATGGAAACACCATGTACTCTTTTtcccaagacagcttttttctgcttgtcaatttccaaaacaatttttaagtggttctctgGTTCCCTTTTGAAATTGTGTTATAACCAAGACAGCCCATGTGTTACAGAAAGTGTTCCTTAATTTATCAATCTCGTAATAACCAATTCACGTTGTGAAAAAGTGCATTGCGGCAGAACTTCCTCTATTGGCAGTATAGAAATCCTTTAGTGCATGGTTAATTTTGagaatagtttgagttaatggtatCTTTGGGCATTATTGTGCTTGCTTTGTGCCTGCAGCTCTTAGAGTTGTTGGCACCAAGAAAGTGCAGTTAGACAATTTCTAAACCATTAATTCTACAAAGGCTATTTCCTATTTTGAAGAGACGAGTTGAAGTTCAGACCAGTCTTCAAACATGACAAACTTAGTCACTTTATTGTTGTATACACTCTCAGAATCTAACAGGTCCAATTTCTCTGTCTGCAGAGGTCCATCACTTTCCGTAGTGACAACAAATCTCCAGGTTGCCCTCAAAAGATGTGCAGCAAAGCTTCAGCACCAACCCCACCCAAAAGACGTAACAGCAAATTGTGGTCGGAGACACTTGACGTGAGCACAAAACAGAACTTCTCTTCAAAGGAAATTAAACGACAAGAGGTAGGAGGAACATTGCATGGAACAAAGTCACATTCACATTGTCTGAATGGTACCCTTGCAAAATAGCTTTaatgcttcatgaaaggaagatgACTTAAATTTATAATTCAAGGGTTTCTTTTAAAGAGCATTAATACTTATCTGCATTCAACATATCGGGATATTTCCCTAACCGAGGAATTATTTAGAGAATTGTATAGACTATTCAGCAATTTTAGGGTCAGTCTCTTGTTTGGCATTCCTTGCTGTCATTTGCTCCAAAGTTCACAGATATGTTTGCTTTTCTCAGGACAGTTAAACGTTGTCTATTTGAACATAACACCAAATCGAAAGGTTTCTGTACTTTAATTCTGCGCTTGTGTGCAAAGTGAGCTTGTTAATTGTGACTAGCTGCCAGAGAACATTATACACTTTCAACTGTAACGAGTTCAGCTTTGGCCACATTTAAAACACTCTGCGTAAATTAGTTTTGTCTGAAATGAAAACATGCTATTCTTTGCGCAGTTGTTTCATGTAAATGTAtgtcatttgttttattttttttctttctcaggcTATATTTGAACTTTTTCGAGGAGAACAGGATTTAATTGAAGACCTGAAATTAGCAAGAAAGGTCAGTGGGAATACGAAAGCATAAAGTCCTTTACTTAGAAATCAATTTAAATAATCGAAGAAAAGCCTTCGCTTGTATAAATAatcaaggaaaaaaggaaaacatCAAAGAATAAGTTGCTGTTATGTAAATGAAAAATTAGTCATTTAGCCTGTTGGCTGGAAGCCATAAATAATAATACTAAAAAAGAAAATCCATACAGTGGAATTAAGCAGTGTTGGTATATATTTTACAATGTAGCAAAACTAGTTGTGTCCATTAGTACTAATTTTTAataaaatgtttctttttttattgcATTCATTGTTATTTAAACCTTGAGAGCATTGTGTAAATATTCAATGGACTTGTCTGTTTTGCACAGGCTTATCATGACCCGATGTTGAAGTTGTCCATCATGACGGAAGAAGAATTAACCCAGATATTTGGAGCACTTGATTCTTATATTCCTCTGCATGAAGGTGAATATGTTTTAATGATTTATCAACATGGGAATGTTGATAGTTTTAATAGTGTCATTTGTTATTTCCATGTGCAAGGTAATTCAACTCAAATTAAAAATTAATTGATGATCTGTACATGGCCATGATAAAGAGAGTCATCCAAATCTGTtgttattggagttttactgccTAGCCGTAGCACGCACTCTAAATTATTCAAGGAGAGCCCAAAGGTTTTCTGATGAATTAATTTCTAATTCAATTGGTCCAAAGATCATTTTGCATTGTGGAATTTAATTAACATTTGAGCTTTACCAAAATCATTGCTGAAAATTGGAAAAAGAAATTGAGgtgttcttcttgcgtttgaggcagcagaagttatgaagctgcttctgctgtctctgttgtcattcgcctgactgaggtcagttgacaaggctcaccacggggaggtcgataaCGTGAGCCCCTTTGAGGTGTTGATTATGATGCATTCTGCTGACAACTAAATACATGTTCTTGTTTTCATCCAGAACTGCTAACCAAGCTTGCCAAAGTCACAAAACAGGATGGGACAGTGGAAGAAATTGGACACATTCTGGTGAATTGGGTAAGTTTGTTTTAAAATCTTTCCAAGAGAAATATGCCTCTTGGAATATTTTTCAGAATAAATAACAGCTTTCAAAGCAACAAAATAATTATTAGTATGACCTAGCACTTGATATAAAATGGAGAATGTAATGTCACCTATGGATAAATTAAGAATTTTTCTCTTGCTCAAATAATATATAAATCCTTCACAGACCTTTACGTTAAAGTATTTGCTCTTTTTTATCCAGTTGCCAAGGCTCAATGAGTACAAAGAATACTGCAGTAATCAACTGGCAGCAAAGGCACTCTTGGATCAAAAGAAGCAGGACAAGAGAGTGCAGGATTTCCTTCAGCGCTGCCTGGAGTCGCCCTTCAGCAGGAAGTTGGACCTCTGGAGTTTCCTGGATATTCCTCGCAGCCGTTTGGTTAAGTACCCGCTGCTGCTGAAGGAGATATTGCGGCACACGCCTCGCGGCCACTCGGACACGAAGAATCTGGAGGATGCTGTAAGTGCCTATTGGTACACGATATAGCAGCACTGTGTTAGCATGAGGGCTAATTTTTCGACCATCCCAACCCATGCAgtgtattctgaagaagggtctctacccagaatgtcaccctttccttttctccagagatgctgtctgtcccgctgagttattccagctttttgtgtctgtcttcaatttaaaccagcatctgcagttctttcctacacaccatgcATCATATTCTGCGTAAGCAATTATAGAATATGGACATCATCGGGGCTTATTGCTGCTGCATCTGTAACTCAACATTTAACGTGTACATGGCAGATTAAAATGCAAAATTATTCCATGTTTAAAGAACATGGTGGCCTCATGTTGGAGAGTTAGTATTATTTCACAAGGGTGAGGTAAATCCTCACCTCGTGACTATTGAATCAACTCTGCATTCTTCTAATATATCTGCTATTATTTTGAAATTCATGATACTGAATTAAATTAGGAGAACGTTTTGTTTCCAATTTGTATTTTAGTCGCTGGAAATTTTTCAAGATAGTGCTTCACTTTTTTATTAAATGCCATcagaatttttttaatcattGAAGTACAGTTTATTATGCTTGCTTTGCTCATGGTTCGATGTTGCTTTCTAGATTGGCATCATTCAAACTGTTCTATCGGACATCAATGTGAAAAAGGGGGAGTCTGATTGTCAGTACTACATAGACAAACTGGACTACCTGGATGAAAGGCAGAAGGATCCACGGATAGAAGCTAGCAAAGCCCTTCTTTGTCACGGGGAGCTGCGAAACAACAGGGGAACAGTAAGTTTAGTTGCCACTAATTGCATTTATTATGGTATATTTAAgcgcaatggttcaatggcacctAGGTACAGTTAAATTCATTTATTACATAGATTTCAGTAAAAATGTTACTATACCTACCAACCATCCAAAGCATGGAAACGTTTGGCCCATAAGTGAACCAtcgatcgatcatctgttcagactagttctatgtcatccacatcctgcataccaggggcaatttacagaggtccatcagcctacaaacccacatatctttggtttgtgggaggaaaccagagcacccggagaaaacccacgcagtcacctgcagtatgtgcaaactccacacagacagcacttgagatcACATTGAACCTGgagctctggcgctgttaggcagctgtgccaccctaattaaATGCGAGTGTAAAAATAGTAGATTACATTGAGACAGCACAAGATCTGCTGCGTTTCTGAGGCAGTTTTGCATGATTCAAGCCCAAAGGTGTTAAAAATATAGGGTATTGTCCATAAAAGCTCATTGTCCTAGCGGAGGCACTGAGTTGGAGATGTAAGGGTTGGCCTAGCCAAGCGCTGTTGTTGATGTCCCCCTATCAccaataaacacaaaatactgttaACACATTTCCCACAGATTCATTACATATTGCAAATACTGGTGTCTGATGTATTCAAAGgccttcatttttttaaatgaaaaataatggGTTGAATTTTTTCCTCTCCATTCCAGAAACTATATGTCTTCCTATTCCAAGAAATTTTAGTACTGACTCGCCCAGTATCCCGTAATGACCGTCAGTGTTACCAAGTATACCGTCAACCAATGCCCGTGAAAGATCTTCTGCTGGAGGATCTACAGGACGGTGATACCAAAATGGGCGGCTCCTTCAGAGGTGCCTTCAGCAATTCAGACAAAGGTAAACTGAGTCCTGCTGTTGAACATGGTAGTTAAGTAAACCTCCTGCTTTGTATCTCCAAGCTGTCTTGCTATGCTTTATTtaatcaagagagagtcaagtgtgttttcttGTCATATGTGCCAAGCAGAACAATAATTCTTGTTTAcatcagcacaacagaatagGTAAACATGGCACTAAGTAATATAAGGAATGTTCGGTATATATtcgtgcacacacatacacacataaaacaaacaaaataatagTGCATAAAGACAAATCCAATGCCCCCAagtgtatagtttagttttttagtttagagatataatgcagaagcaggctcttcggcctagtgATACCtgacaacactaccctacactctaatgactatttacaattttaacaacaaattaggtctttggagtgtgggaggaaaccggagaatctggagaaaacccacgcaggtcacagggacaatgtacaatctccgtacagactgcacccgtagttgggattgaacaatggtctctggcgctgttaggcagcaactctaccgtcgcgccGCCCCACATAAATCAGAACTtatttagaggttgtagtgtttaatagcctgatggctgtgaggAATCCTTCAAATGATGGGAATTGCGTGAGCTTCATCTCTGTTCAGGAATCTTGAGAAATGCGATGCAGGTTCTCTGCTTACTGTTTGGCTCATTGCGAAAATAGGTAcacatttaaattttaaattgctAAAAAATTTAGCATTACATTTGCCCTGCTGAAGACTTTCGGTTGTAATGCCTGAAAAGTCTAAACAACGCTAATCTTTTAACAGTTCATTCAATGTCATTAAAACTGGTTTTATGTTTCATCCACAGCCAAAAACATCTTCAAAGTTCGTTTGCAACATACAACGCAAGGACAGTCATCTCACACGCTGCAAGCCAATGACATCTACAACAAGCAACAGTGGTTGAATTGCATACGAAATGCCATTTCACTCTACCAGGCGACTCCTTCCCCAACAGATCTCAAGGAGCTCTCTGAGTTGGTTGAAGAACCCCAGCAAGGCTCGCCGCAGGCCGCAACCCTTCCCGAGGAAGGGCAGACGGCCACCCCGTCTGACGGACAGGAGATGGCAGATAGTGGTTCAGAAACTGGCTCTAACATGGACACGAGCGACTCTGAATCGAGCAGTGTGAGAAGCAGCCTGGAGAGTGAAGATTCAGTGGAACAGTGTGATTCCATGTCAAGAACCAGCACCGAAATGAATGAGCAGCAGGATCAAATGACAAAGAAAACAGAAACGTTAGTGTGAACACTTCTGTTCTTGGCTGTGAAATGGACTTTATTTATACTTCTGTACAATGTTTGTACCTGTGGTGAAGCACCCAAA from Rhinoraja longicauda isolate Sanriku21f chromosome 23, sRhiLon1.1, whole genome shotgun sequence carries:
- the net1 gene encoding neuroepithelial cell-transforming gene 1 protein isoform X1; translated protein: MTEQQENSRPRLKRNSSAPSSTPERDHNLRRPPLRRGSSFTFLTPGPWDFTLKKRKRRAKDDDAISLCSLDVKEPSNKRVRPLSRVTSLANLISPSKNGAVRRFGQTLQRSITFRSDNKSPGCPQKMCSKASAPTPPKRRNSKLWSETLDVSTKQNFSSKEIKRQEAIFELFRGEQDLIEDLKLARKAYHDPMLKLSIMTEEELTQIFGALDSYIPLHEELLTKLAKVTKQDGTVEEIGHILVNWLPRLNEYKEYCSNQLAAKALLDQKKQDKRVQDFLQRCLESPFSRKLDLWSFLDIPRSRLVKYPLLLKEILRHTPRGHSDTKNLEDAIGIIQTVLSDINVKKGESDCQYYIDKLDYLDERQKDPRIEASKALLCHGELRNNRGTKLYVFLFQEILVLTRPVSRNDRQCYQVYRQPMPVKDLLLEDLQDGDTKMGGSFRGAFSNSDKAKNIFKVRLQHTTQGQSSHTLQANDIYNKQQWLNCIRNAISLYQATPSPTDLKELSELVEEPQQGSPQAATLPEEGQTATPSDGQEMADSGSETGSNMDTSDSESSSVRSSLESEDSVEQCDSMSRTSTEMNEQQDQMTKKTETLV
- the net1 gene encoding neuroepithelial cell-transforming gene 1 protein isoform X2 encodes the protein MTEQQENSRPRLKRNSSAPSSTPERDHNLRRPPLRRGSSFTFLTPGPWDFTLKRKRRAKDDDAISLCSLDVKEPSNKRVRPLSRVTSLANLISPSKNGAVRRFGQTLQRSITFRSDNKSPGCPQKMCSKASAPTPPKRRNSKLWSETLDVSTKQNFSSKEIKRQEAIFELFRGEQDLIEDLKLARKAYHDPMLKLSIMTEEELTQIFGALDSYIPLHEELLTKLAKVTKQDGTVEEIGHILVNWLPRLNEYKEYCSNQLAAKALLDQKKQDKRVQDFLQRCLESPFSRKLDLWSFLDIPRSRLVKYPLLLKEILRHTPRGHSDTKNLEDAIGIIQTVLSDINVKKGESDCQYYIDKLDYLDERQKDPRIEASKALLCHGELRNNRGTKLYVFLFQEILVLTRPVSRNDRQCYQVYRQPMPVKDLLLEDLQDGDTKMGGSFRGAFSNSDKAKNIFKVRLQHTTQGQSSHTLQANDIYNKQQWLNCIRNAISLYQATPSPTDLKELSELVEEPQQGSPQAATLPEEGQTATPSDGQEMADSGSETGSNMDTSDSESSSVRSSLESEDSVEQCDSMSRTSTEMNEQQDQMTKKTETLV
- the net1 gene encoding neuroepithelial cell-transforming gene 1 protein isoform X3, with translation MVAYDEIQNFLPNKRTITVVDVQSQVFHAKELEEPSNKRVRPLSRVTSLANLISPSKNGAVRRFGQTLQRSITFRSDNKSPGCPQKMCSKASAPTPPKRRNSKLWSETLDVSTKQNFSSKEIKRQEAIFELFRGEQDLIEDLKLARKAYHDPMLKLSIMTEEELTQIFGALDSYIPLHEELLTKLAKVTKQDGTVEEIGHILVNWLPRLNEYKEYCSNQLAAKALLDQKKQDKRVQDFLQRCLESPFSRKLDLWSFLDIPRSRLVKYPLLLKEILRHTPRGHSDTKNLEDAIGIIQTVLSDINVKKGESDCQYYIDKLDYLDERQKDPRIEASKALLCHGELRNNRGTKLYVFLFQEILVLTRPVSRNDRQCYQVYRQPMPVKDLLLEDLQDGDTKMGGSFRGAFSNSDKAKNIFKVRLQHTTQGQSSHTLQANDIYNKQQWLNCIRNAISLYQATPSPTDLKELSELVEEPQQGSPQAATLPEEGQTATPSDGQEMADSGSETGSNMDTSDSESSSVRSSLESEDSVEQCDSMSRTSTEMNEQQDQMTKKTETLV